The following proteins are encoded in a genomic region of Pseudomonas saponiphila:
- a CDS encoding Gfo/Idh/MocA family protein, translating to MRTVRWGMIGCGSVTERKSGPAFYKVPGSALVAVMGRRAEAVRDYARRHGIARYYTDAQALIDDPEVDAVYIATPPDSHYAYSLQVAAAGKHCCVEKPMALHAGQSQAMQQAFQQAGLHLFVAYYRRSLPRFAQVRQWLADGRIGEVRHLHWSLSKPASEADRSGAANWRTDPRIAGGGYFADLASHGLDLFQYLLGDIVEVAGISTRQAGLYAAEDAVSASWRFACGALGSGAWNFVADRRLDRVEIIGSLGRISFSVFDEHPLQLEAEEPLSLVIDHPEHIQWHHVQGMNAHIRGDAVHPALASEALKTDWVMDRILQRG from the coding sequence CTGCGCACCGTGCGCTGGGGCATGATCGGTTGCGGCAGCGTCACCGAGCGCAAGAGCGGCCCGGCCTTCTACAAGGTTCCGGGTTCGGCGCTGGTGGCGGTGATGGGCCGCCGCGCCGAGGCGGTGCGCGACTATGCCCGGCGCCATGGCATCGCCCGCTACTACACCGATGCCCAGGCCCTGATCGACGACCCCGAGGTGGATGCGGTGTACATCGCCACGCCTCCCGACAGCCATTACGCCTACAGCCTGCAAGTGGCCGCCGCCGGCAAGCATTGCTGCGTGGAAAAGCCCATGGCCTTGCATGCCGGGCAGAGCCAGGCCATGCAGCAGGCGTTCCAGCAGGCCGGGCTGCACCTGTTCGTCGCCTATTACCGGCGTTCCCTGCCGCGCTTTGCGCAGGTGCGGCAATGGTTGGCGGATGGACGCATCGGTGAAGTCCGGCACCTGCACTGGAGCCTGAGCAAGCCCGCCTCCGAAGCCGATCGCAGCGGTGCGGCCAACTGGCGTACCGACCCGCGGATTGCCGGTGGCGGTTACTTCGCCGACCTGGCCAGCCATGGCCTGGACCTGTTCCAGTACTTGCTGGGCGATATCGTCGAGGTGGCCGGCATCAGCACCCGTCAGGCCGGGCTGTATGCCGCCGAGGACGCGGTCAGCGCCAGCTGGCGCTTCGCCTGCGGGGCGCTGGGCAGCGGCGCCTGGAACTTCGTCGCCGACCGCCGGCTGGACCGGGTGGAAATCATCGGCAGCCTGGGGCGCATCAGCTTTTCCGTGTTCGACGAGCATCCGCTGCAACTTGAAGCCGAAGAGCCCCTGAGCCTGGTCATCGACCACCCCGAGCACATCCAGTGGCATCACGTGCAGGGCATGAATGCCCATATCCGCGGTGACGCCGTGCACCCGGCCTTGGCCAGCGAAGCGCTGAAGACCGATTGGGTGATGGATCGGATCCTGCAGCGCGGCTGA
- the imuA gene encoding translesion DNA synthesis-associated protein ImuA, with protein MGAVVALDTLFNGGRVWKGRPAAAPVSLHPTGHAALDAVLPTGGWPEAALTEILIAAQGLGELQLLWPSLARLTAAGERVVLVAPPFVPYPQAWQNAGVDVRQLSIIQAGERDALWAAEQCLRSGSCGAVLCWPRQVDDRALRRLQVAAESGQTLAFAYRPLEAAHNPSPAALRISVQGRPVQLRVLKCRGGLAHPAPIAWPAGH; from the coding sequence ATGGGCGCCGTGGTCGCACTGGATACCCTGTTCAATGGCGGACGGGTATGGAAAGGCCGCCCGGCGGCCGCGCCGGTCAGCCTGCACCCGACGGGGCATGCCGCTCTGGATGCGGTGCTGCCCACGGGCGGTTGGCCGGAGGCTGCGCTGACGGAAATCCTCATCGCCGCCCAGGGCCTGGGCGAGCTGCAGTTGCTGTGGCCGAGCCTGGCGCGGCTGACCGCGGCGGGGGAGCGGGTGGTGTTGGTGGCGCCACCGTTCGTGCCCTATCCCCAGGCCTGGCAGAACGCCGGGGTGGATGTGCGCCAGTTGTCGATCATCCAGGCCGGGGAGCGCGATGCCCTGTGGGCCGCCGAGCAGTGCCTGCGTTCCGGCAGTTGCGGCGCGGTGCTGTGCTGGCCGCGGCAGGTCGACGATCGCGCCCTGCGGCGCCTGCAGGTGGCGGCGGAAAGTGGCCAGACCCTGGCCTTCGCCTATCGGCCCCTGGAGGCTGCGCACAACCCGTCGCCGGCGGCCCTGAGGATCAGCGTGCAGGGCCGCCCTGTGCAGTTGCGGGTGCTCAAGTGCCGGGGCGGGCTGGCCCATCCGGCGCCTATTGCCTGGCCCGCCGGGCACTGA
- a CDS encoding NADP-dependent glyceraldehyde-3-phosphate dehydrogenase has protein sequence MTTANVLTNLFPAATDIPEAYRLPDPVEQRDYLVDGELRTWNGPLAQVRSPIYLSGADGDRQVILGSTPLLDADTALTALDAAVRAYDRGQGIWPTMRVAERIQHVEAFLARMREQRTAVVRLLMWEIGKNLKDSEKEFDRTCDYIVDTIGALKELDRRSSRFELEQDTLGQIRRVPLGVALCMGPYNYPLNETFTTLIPALIMGNTVVFKPAKLGVLLIRPLLEAFRDSFPAGVINVIYGSGRETVSALMASGKIDIFAFIGTNKAASDLKKLHPKPHRLRAALGLDAKNPGIVLPDADLDNAVSEAVTGALSFNGQRCTALKILFVHETVVERFIEQFNAKLSALKPGMPWEPGVALTPLPENTKVDYLHALVADAQAHGAQVVNPHGGESRASFFYPALLYPVTPQMRVYHEEQFGPVVPIVPYNDLDTVIDYVLESDFGQQLSLFGSDPAVIGRLVDTFANQVGRININAQCQRGPDTFPFNGRKNSAEGTLSVHDALRTFSIRTLVATKFQERNKALISDIIRNRDSSFLTTDYIF, from the coding sequence ATGACCACAGCCAATGTCCTCACCAACCTGTTTCCCGCTGCCACCGACATCCCCGAAGCCTATCGCCTGCCCGATCCGGTGGAGCAGCGCGACTACCTGGTGGACGGCGAGCTGCGCACCTGGAACGGCCCCCTGGCCCAGGTCCGCAGCCCGATCTACCTGAGCGGCGCCGACGGCGACCGGCAAGTGATCCTCGGCAGCACCCCGCTGCTGGACGCCGACACCGCCCTCACCGCCCTGGACGCCGCCGTGCGCGCCTACGACCGTGGCCAGGGCATCTGGCCGACGATGCGCGTGGCCGAGCGCATCCAGCACGTGGAAGCCTTCCTGGCGCGCATGCGTGAACAGCGCACGGCGGTGGTCAGGCTGCTGATGTGGGAAATCGGCAAGAACCTCAAGGATTCGGAGAAAGAGTTCGACCGCACCTGCGACTACATCGTCGACACCATCGGTGCGCTCAAGGAACTGGACCGGCGCTCCAGTCGCTTCGAACTGGAGCAAGACACCCTCGGCCAGATCCGCCGGGTGCCCCTGGGCGTGGCCCTGTGCATGGGGCCCTACAACTACCCGCTGAACGAAACCTTCACCACCCTGATCCCGGCGCTGATCATGGGCAACACCGTGGTGTTCAAGCCGGCCAAGCTCGGCGTGCTGCTGATCCGCCCGCTGCTCGAAGCCTTCCGCGACAGCTTCCCGGCCGGGGTGATCAACGTCATCTACGGCAGCGGCCGCGAGACCGTCAGCGCGCTGATGGCCAGCGGCAAGATCGACATCTTCGCCTTCATCGGCACCAACAAGGCCGCCAGCGACCTGAAGAAGCTCCACCCCAAGCCCCATCGCCTGCGCGCGGCCCTGGGCCTGGACGCGAAGAACCCGGGGATCGTGCTGCCCGACGCCGACCTGGACAACGCGGTCAGCGAGGCCGTCACCGGCGCGCTGTCGTTCAATGGCCAGCGCTGCACCGCGCTGAAGATCCTGTTTGTCCACGAAACCGTGGTCGAGCGCTTCATCGAACAGTTCAACGCCAAGCTCTCGGCCCTCAAGCCGGGCATGCCCTGGGAACCCGGGGTGGCCCTGACGCCGCTGCCGGAAAACACCAAGGTCGACTACCTGCACGCCCTGGTGGCCGATGCCCAGGCCCACGGCGCCCAAGTGGTGAACCCTCACGGTGGCGAGTCGCGGGCGTCGTTCTTCTACCCGGCGCTGCTGTACCCGGTGACCCCGCAGATGCGCGTCTACCACGAGGAACAGTTCGGCCCGGTGGTGCCGATCGTGCCCTACAACGATCTGGACACGGTGATCGACTACGTCCTGGAATCGGACTTCGGCCAGCAACTGAGCCTGTTCGGCAGCGACCCGGCGGTGATCGGCCGGCTGGTGGACACCTTCGCCAACCAGGTCGGGCGGATCAACATCAACGCCCAGTGCCAGCGCGGCCCGGACACCTTCCCCTTCAACGGTCGCAAGAACTCCGCCGAGGGCACGCTGTCGGTGCATGATGCGCTGCGCACCTTCTCGATCCGTACCCTGGTGGCGACCAAGTTCCAGGAGCGCAACAAAGCGCTGATCAGTGACATCATCCGCAACCGCGACTCCAGCTTCCTGACCACCGACTACATTTTCTGA
- a CDS encoding Y-family DNA polymerase, which produces MRWVCILFPQLALDAVLRQRAEPEAPLALLSGTPQRRVIQAVNGAARELGLRPGQSLTAAQALTKAFASAEYDPRQIEHWQQFLAAWAYGFSSQVSVAYPRTLVLEIESSLGLFGPWPQLEARLRRELQALGFRHRIVAAPNPAAARVLANAYDGLAVADGEALLQALECMPIERLGLAPEQATALSRMGVRSFQQLRELPRPSLARRFDGRLLKHLDTLLGERPLGLAFYQPPDRFDLRIELNFDVLSHQALLFPLRRLTADLAAFLCGRDSGVQRFALHLEHAEGADTLIPVGLLSAERDPAMLFELARGRLEQIQVPAPVRNLRLVAEDLPLFVPRHTELFDERPQQNLPWEQLRERLRARLGDDAVQGLGYRADHRPERSWQPQADPQPCPANPGLRRPGWLFSEVQPLNEGSVRILMGPERIESGWWDGADVRRDYYLIETAAGQQGWAYRQVGEPGPLLLQGWFA; this is translated from the coding sequence ATGCGCTGGGTGTGTATCCTGTTCCCGCAATTGGCGCTGGACGCGGTGTTGCGTCAGCGCGCCGAACCCGAGGCGCCCCTGGCGCTGCTCAGTGGCACCCCGCAGCGCCGGGTGATCCAGGCGGTGAACGGCGCCGCCCGCGAGCTGGGCCTGCGCCCCGGGCAATCGCTGACTGCCGCCCAGGCCCTGACCAAAGCCTTTGCCAGCGCCGAATACGACCCCCGGCAGATCGAGCACTGGCAGCAGTTTCTCGCCGCCTGGGCCTATGGCTTCAGTTCCCAGGTCAGCGTGGCCTACCCGCGTACCCTGGTGCTGGAGATCGAATCCAGCCTGGGCCTGTTCGGCCCCTGGCCGCAACTGGAGGCGCGGTTGCGCCGAGAGTTGCAGGCCCTGGGCTTTCGCCATCGGATCGTTGCCGCGCCCAATCCGGCGGCGGCCCGGGTCCTGGCCAATGCCTATGACGGCTTGGCGGTGGCCGACGGCGAGGCTTTGCTCCAGGCCCTGGAGTGCATGCCCATCGAGCGTCTGGGGCTGGCCCCGGAGCAGGCCACGGCCCTGTCGCGCATGGGGGTGCGCAGCTTCCAGCAACTGCGGGAGCTGCCCCGGCCCAGCCTGGCCCGGCGTTTTGACGGCCGCTTGCTCAAGCACCTGGATACCCTGCTCGGCGAGCGTCCGCTGGGGCTGGCGTTCTATCAGCCGCCGGACCGTTTCGACCTGCGCATCGAGCTGAATTTCGATGTGCTGTCGCACCAGGCGCTGCTGTTTCCCCTGCGCCGGCTGACCGCCGACCTGGCGGCCTTTCTCTGTGGTCGCGACAGCGGGGTGCAGCGCTTTGCCCTGCACCTGGAACACGCCGAAGGCGCCGACACCCTGATCCCGGTGGGGCTGCTCAGCGCCGAGCGCGACCCGGCGATGCTGTTCGAATTGGCCCGCGGGCGCCTGGAGCAGATCCAGGTGCCGGCGCCGGTGCGCAACCTGCGGCTGGTGGCCGAGGACCTGCCGCTGTTCGTGCCCCGGCACACGGAATTGTTCGATGAGCGCCCGCAGCAGAACCTGCCCTGGGAGCAGTTGCGCGAACGCCTGCGGGCGCGCCTGGGGGATGACGCGGTGCAGGGCCTGGGGTATCGCGCCGATCATCGACCGGAGCGCAGTTGGCAACCCCAGGCCGACCCGCAGCCGTGCCCGGCCAACCCCGGGCTGCGCCGCCCCGGCTGGCTGTTCAGCGAAGTGCAGCCCTTGAACGAAGGCAGCGTGCGGATTCTCATGGGCCCGGAGCGCATCGAGTCCGGCTGGTGGGACGGCGCCGACGTACGCCGCGACTACTATTTGATCGAAACCGCGGCCGGCCAGCAGGGCTGGGCCTATCGTCAGGTGGGCGAACCCGGGCCCTTGCTCCTGCAAGGCTGGTTCGCATGA
- a CDS encoding TorF family putative porin — protein sequence MKPLTLLTLGAACLLPPASHALPLTDDLTVELELTLASDYRTRGISQTQNDPAAQAAVTLLHGSGLYLGSWSSNVDFGGGLKTRQEVDYYGGWLWQASQDLSLDLGYLKYSYPREAQFNQSEVYGILSVYGVKLAAYYSNDAPGIDSQQSTLYRYLGYETRLPLELGLHLRYGEMDFKDPRLIRASGQSDDSYREWEAKLTRDMAGLELGLSYIGTDLSRSQCTSNYGFSDLCGATWVASVKKSF from the coding sequence ATGAAGCCCCTAACCCTGCTCACCCTGGGCGCCGCGTGCCTGCTGCCCCCGGCCAGCCACGCCCTGCCCCTAACCGACGACCTGACAGTGGAACTGGAACTGACCCTGGCCAGCGACTACCGCACCCGCGGCATCTCCCAGACCCAGAACGACCCCGCAGCCCAGGCCGCCGTGACGCTACTGCATGGCAGCGGCCTGTACCTGGGCAGCTGGAGTTCCAACGTCGACTTCGGTGGCGGTCTGAAGACCCGCCAGGAAGTCGACTACTACGGCGGCTGGCTGTGGCAGGCCAGCCAGGACCTGAGCCTGGACCTGGGCTACCTGAAGTACAGCTACCCCCGGGAAGCGCAGTTCAACCAGAGCGAGGTGTACGGCATCCTCAGCGTTTACGGGGTCAAGCTCGCGGCCTATTACTCCAACGATGCCCCCGGCATCGACAGCCAGCAGAGCACCCTGTACCGCTACCTCGGCTACGAGACCCGATTGCCGCTGGAGCTGGGGCTGCACCTGCGCTATGGCGAGATGGACTTCAAGGACCCACGACTGATCCGCGCCTCGGGCCAGAGCGATGACAGCTACCGCGAGTGGGAGGCCAAACTGACCCGGGACATGGCCGGGCTGGAACTGGGCCTGAGCTACATCGGCACCGATCTGTCCCGCAGCCAGTGCACCAGCAACTACGGCTTCAGCGACCTGTGCGGCGCCACCTGGGTGGCCAGCGTCAAGAAGTCCTTTTGA
- a CDS encoding Dyp-type peroxidase: protein MSYYQSGILAAPVPSQARHLFFALESLEALPQALDQLLARVDGATAVAGFGASLVKALGGRVQGLKAFPALTGVGVDNPSTQHALWVWLHGDDRGELLHRSNQLAAALAPALRLVAMNETFRHKTGHDLTGYEDGTENPEAEVAAAAALAEGEDGLRGGSFAAIQQWQHDFKGFAAMHQQERDHIIGRRLSDNEELDDAPESAHVKRTAQESFTPEAFMVRRSMPWIEGEQGGLMFLAFGHSLNAFEVQLRRMSGLEDGIVDGLYRMSRPLTGGYYWCPPLHNGRLDLRALQAVK from the coding sequence ATGAGTTACTACCAGTCCGGCATCCTCGCTGCCCCCGTTCCATCCCAGGCCCGTCATTTGTTCTTTGCTCTTGAGTCCCTTGAGGCATTGCCCCAGGCCCTCGACCAGTTGCTGGCGCGGGTGGATGGCGCCACGGCGGTGGCGGGTTTTGGCGCCTCGCTGGTCAAGGCCCTGGGTGGCCGGGTGCAAGGGCTCAAGGCGTTCCCGGCACTGACCGGTGTTGGTGTCGACAACCCTTCGACCCAGCATGCGCTGTGGGTCTGGCTGCACGGTGATGATCGCGGCGAGCTGCTGCACCGCAGCAACCAACTGGCGGCGGCCCTGGCCCCGGCCTTGCGCCTGGTGGCGATGAACGAAACCTTCCGCCACAAGACCGGCCATGACCTCACCGGTTACGAAGACGGCACCGAAAACCCTGAGGCTGAAGTCGCCGCGGCCGCCGCACTGGCCGAGGGTGAAGACGGCCTGCGCGGTGGCAGCTTTGCCGCGATCCAGCAGTGGCAGCACGACTTCAAGGGTTTTGCCGCGATGCACCAGCAAGAGCGCGACCACATCATCGGCCGGCGCCTGAGCGACAACGAAGAACTGGACGACGCGCCGGAATCGGCCCACGTCAAGCGCACCGCCCAGGAAAGCTTCACCCCGGAGGCTTTCATGGTGCGCCGTTCGATGCCCTGGATCGAAGGTGAGCAGGGCGGCCTGATGTTCCTCGCCTTCGGTCACAGCCTGAACGCCTTCGAAGTCCAACTGCGACGCATGAGCGGCCTGGAAGACGGCATCGTCGACGGCCTGTACCGCATGAGCCGGCCGCTCACCGGTGGCTATTACTGGTGCCCGCCGCTGCACAACGGCCGGCTCGACCTGCGCGCGCTGCAAGCGGTGAAATGA
- a CDS encoding LysR family transcriptional regulator, giving the protein MDKWSALKMFVVTAQLGSFSRAAEQLGKTPSALTKAVNHLEAELGSRLFERSTRRIVLTEVGRLYLETARQVLQRLEEVGEEVEQLQHGLRGNLKVTAPLAYGQAFLDQVCDGFLEQYPQINLQVDLCDEFVNLLESGYDLALREGHDDLPGLIARVVGSNRLALCASPVYLARKGRPVNPQTLEEHEWLLYRHPLLSREFWWVERDGQRLSLPQPQAPRLRSDNYDLLLANALAGRGLLHTPLWSAAPYLADGRLVQVMADYEIDPDSFGPHILAVYPSHRRATAKVQAFIDYVGGFLARHGLD; this is encoded by the coding sequence ATGGACAAGTGGAGTGCCTTGAAGATGTTCGTGGTCACCGCTCAGTTGGGCAGTTTCAGCCGGGCGGCGGAGCAGTTGGGCAAGACCCCGTCGGCCCTGACCAAGGCGGTCAACCATCTGGAGGCCGAGCTGGGTTCGCGCTTGTTCGAGCGCAGTACCCGGCGCATCGTGCTCACCGAAGTCGGCCGGCTCTACCTGGAGACCGCGCGCCAGGTGCTGCAGCGGCTGGAGGAGGTGGGCGAGGAGGTCGAGCAGTTGCAGCACGGTCTGCGCGGCAACCTCAAGGTCACCGCGCCGCTGGCCTATGGACAGGCGTTTCTCGATCAGGTGTGTGACGGTTTTCTTGAGCAGTACCCGCAGATCAATCTGCAGGTGGACCTGTGCGACGAGTTCGTCAACCTGCTGGAAAGCGGCTACGACCTGGCCCTGCGCGAAGGCCATGACGACCTGCCGGGGCTGATTGCCCGGGTGGTCGGGAGCAACCGCCTGGCCCTGTGCGCCAGCCCGGTCTACCTGGCGCGCAAGGGCCGGCCGGTGAACCCGCAGACCCTGGAAGAGCATGAATGGCTGCTGTATCGCCACCCCTTGCTCAGCCGGGAGTTCTGGTGGGTCGAGCGCGATGGCCAGCGCCTGAGCCTGCCCCAGCCCCAGGCGCCACGCCTGCGCAGTGACAATTACGACCTGCTGCTGGCCAATGCCCTGGCCGGGCGCGGCCTGCTGCACACTCCGCTGTGGAGCGCCGCGCCGTACCTGGCTGACGGGCGTCTGGTGCAGGTCATGGCCGACTATGAGATCGACCCGGACAGCTTCGGTCCGCACATCCTCGCGGTGTACCCCAGCCACCGGCGGGCGACCGCCAAGGTGCAGGCGTTCATCGACTATGTCGGCGGCTTTCTGGCCCGCCACGGACTGGACTGA
- the lexA gene encoding transcriptional repressor LexA: MYSMTTLSPRRSAILTFIRERIADHGQPPSLAEISEAFGFASRSVARKHVLALTQAGFIEVNPHQARGIRLLNQPRRPELLEIPVLGRVAAGAPIGVDAEIHGQLWLDPGMFSRTPDYLLRVQGDSMIDDGILDGDLVAVRRSSEVRNGQTVIARLDGEVTIKRFERKGQGIRLLPRNPAYQPIEVSAEHELFIEGVFCGLVRPG, translated from the coding sequence ATGTACTCCATGACGACTTTATCTCCCCGCCGCAGCGCCATCCTGACCTTTATCCGCGAGCGCATCGCCGATCACGGCCAGCCCCCGAGCCTCGCTGAAATCAGCGAGGCTTTTGGTTTCGCCTCGCGCAGCGTGGCGCGCAAGCATGTGCTGGCGCTGACCCAGGCCGGGTTCATCGAGGTCAACCCGCATCAGGCCCGGGGCATTCGCCTGCTCAACCAGCCACGGCGCCCCGAGCTGCTGGAAATACCGGTGCTGGGGCGGGTCGCCGCCGGTGCGCCGATTGGCGTCGATGCAGAAATCCACGGTCAGTTGTGGCTGGACCCGGGGATGTTCTCCCGCACTCCGGATTACCTGCTGCGGGTCCAGGGCGACTCGATGATCGATGACGGCATTCTCGACGGCGATCTGGTGGCGGTGCGCCGCAGCAGCGAGGTGCGCAACGGCCAGACCGTGATCGCTCGCCTGGATGGCGAGGTGACCATCAAGCGTTTCGAGCGCAAGGGCCAGGGCATCCGCCTGCTGCCGCGCAACCCGGCCTACCAGCCGATCGAGGTCAGCGCCGAGCACGAGCTGTTTATCGAGGGCGTGTTCTGCGGCCTGGTGAGGCCAGGCTGA
- a CDS encoding amidohydrolase, with translation MKRLTPTLLLAAMSFASLEAMAAADLVLLNGQIFTADRAQPKVQALAVENGRILRTGSDPQIKALIDSHTRVVDLGGKTLMPGLIDTHSHAIFGGLEMTSANLQDEVVSLDELEKRLRAWRDDGSARHADVLSIAGMSSAYWAQAQALGQRFNQGEWAGVPVVFTGSDHHTAWANDFMLKRAGIDAALLKSLPEAERNTIGQLPDGRPNGFLVDAGWDRVAAKMPAPGPEQMLRAAQSALHYNNSLGITAWMDPAANAAPGEAVFAIKPTEHSVGVLPAYKALAESDGLTAHIAALLVANPRSRPADLDTLDKVRQQFQGIPNLTLPGIKIFADGVIEYPAQSAAMIEPYNNSHKPGELLIDPAHFGELVSAIDQRGWLVHIHAIGDRAVRESLNGIEQARQDRQSGISHSITHLQMVNPKEFARFKPLNVVASMQLLWASADDYTTNMIKPYVSALAFRYQYPAHSLLKQGATIAGASDWPVSSPNPWNAMAQAITRQGPLGVLNADERLDRETMFYAYTLNAARTLGLEQQIGSLTAGKQADFIVLDRDVFAVDEKALHETQVLQTWFAGREVYNRPL, from the coding sequence ATGAAAAGATTGACCCCGACGCTGCTGCTGGCTGCCATGAGTTTTGCCTCGTTGGAAGCCATGGCCGCTGCCGACCTGGTGCTGCTCAACGGCCAGATCTTCACCGCCGACCGCGCCCAGCCCAAGGTCCAGGCCCTGGCGGTGGAGAACGGCAGGATTCTGCGAACCGGCAGCGACCCGCAGATCAAGGCACTGATCGACAGCCACACCCGGGTCGTCGACCTGGGGGGCAAGACCCTGATGCCGGGCCTGATCGACACTCACTCCCATGCGATCTTCGGTGGCCTGGAAATGACCAGCGCCAACCTGCAGGACGAAGTGGTCAGCCTCGACGAACTGGAAAAACGCCTGCGCGCCTGGCGGGACGACGGCAGCGCCCGGCATGCCGACGTACTCAGCATCGCCGGCATGAGCTCGGCCTACTGGGCCCAGGCCCAGGCTCTGGGCCAGCGTTTCAATCAGGGTGAATGGGCCGGCGTGCCAGTGGTATTCACCGGCAGCGATCACCATACCGCCTGGGCCAATGACTTCATGCTAAAGCGCGCCGGAATCGACGCCGCCCTGCTCAAGAGCCTGCCCGAGGCCGAGCGCAACACCATTGGCCAACTGCCCGACGGCCGCCCCAACGGTTTCCTGGTGGACGCCGGCTGGGACCGGGTGGCCGCGAAAATGCCGGCGCCGGGCCCGGAGCAGATGCTGCGCGCTGCGCAATCGGCCCTGCACTACAACAACAGCCTGGGGATTACCGCCTGGATGGACCCCGCCGCCAACGCCGCCCCCGGCGAAGCGGTGTTCGCCATCAAGCCCACCGAACACTCCGTCGGCGTGCTGCCGGCCTACAAGGCCCTGGCCGAAAGCGACGGGCTGACCGCCCACATCGCCGCACTGCTGGTGGCCAACCCCCGTAGCCGTCCCGCCGACCTCGACACCCTGGACAAGGTGCGCCAGCAGTTCCAGGGCATTCCCAACCTGACCCTGCCGGGGATCAAGATCTTCGCCGACGGGGTGATCGAATACCCGGCCCAGAGCGCGGCGATGATCGAGCCCTACAACAACTCCCACAAACCCGGCGAACTGCTGATCGACCCGGCGCACTTCGGCGAGTTGGTCAGTGCCATCGACCAGCGCGGCTGGCTGGTCCACATCCACGCCATCGGCGACCGCGCGGTGCGCGAATCGCTGAACGGCATCGAGCAGGCACGCCAGGATCGTCAGAGCGGCATCAGCCACTCCATCACCCACCTGCAGATGGTCAACCCCAAGGAATTCGCCCGTTTCAAGCCGCTCAACGTGGTGGCTTCGATGCAACTGCTCTGGGCTTCGGCCGACGACTACACCACGAACATGATCAAGCCCTACGTCAGCGCCCTGGCGTTCCGCTACCAGTACCCGGCGCACTCGCTGCTCAAGCAGGGCGCGACCATCGCCGGCGCCAGCGACTGGCCGGTGTCCTCGCCCAACCCGTGGAACGCCATGGCCCAGGCCATCACCCGCCAGGGGCCGCTGGGGGTGCTCAATGCTGATGAACGCCTGGATCGCGAAACCATGTTCTACGCCTACACCCTCAATGCCGCACGCACCCTGGGCCTGGAACAGCAGATCGGCTCACTGACGGCCGGCAAGCAGGCCGACTTCATCGTCCTCGACCGCGACGTGTTTGCCGTGGACGAAAAGGCCCTGCATGAAACCCAGGTACTGCAGACCTGGTTCGCCGGTCGCGAGGTCTATAACCGCCCGCTCTGA
- a CDS encoding FUSC family protein has protein sequence MLRRLLRPVLDPYRRYRHARLIHAVRVALGLIATILLTTGLNLPHGEWASVTMLVVIGGLQHHGNIGKKAAERAIGTLVGAGVGLVLVVQQAYFGQPWLTYLGMSAVCGYFSYHAIGKGGYTALLAAITVFIVAGHGDNQVSDGLWRAVDILIGIALALAFSFAIPLYAVYSWRYNLASALRDCAQLYGRIVQGQSVTDDEHLKLLGRVNAAMLQLRSLMPSVSKEVRISMTELDAIQRNLRMCISTLEILGNTRPDASDRQAMAQMQLALKAEHRQIRVQLIGMARALQTGVTQRLEKAVEGSPENALEAPVYSALDGYRLLTRQLAATLGEMRQRLGKSARHWKI, from the coding sequence TTGCTGCGCCGCCTGCTGCGTCCCGTGCTGGACCCGTACCGGCGCTACCGTCACGCCCGGCTGATCCACGCGGTGCGGGTCGCCCTCGGCCTGATCGCCACCATCCTCCTGACCACCGGCCTCAACCTGCCCCACGGTGAATGGGCCTCGGTGACCATGCTGGTGGTGATCGGCGGCCTGCAGCACCACGGCAACATCGGCAAGAAAGCCGCCGAGCGGGCCATCGGCACCCTGGTGGGCGCCGGGGTCGGCCTGGTGCTGGTGGTGCAGCAGGCGTACTTCGGCCAGCCCTGGCTGACCTACCTGGGGATGTCGGCGGTCTGCGGCTACTTTTCCTATCACGCCATCGGCAAGGGCGGCTACACCGCGCTGCTGGCGGCGATCACCGTGTTCATCGTCGCAGGCCACGGTGACAACCAGGTCAGCGACGGCCTGTGGCGCGCGGTGGACATCCTCATCGGCATTGCCCTGGCCCTGGCGTTTTCCTTCGCCATTCCGCTGTACGCGGTGTACTCCTGGCGCTACAACCTGGCCAGCGCCCTGCGCGACTGCGCCCAGCTGTACGGACGGATCGTCCAGGGCCAGTCGGTAACCGACGACGAACACCTCAAGCTGCTGGGCCGGGTCAACGCCGCCATGCTGCAACTGCGTTCGCTGATGCCGTCGGTGTCCAAGGAAGTGCGCATCTCCATGACCGAACTGGACGCCATCCAGCGCAACCTGCGGATGTGCATCAGCACCCTGGAGATCCTCGGCAACACCCGCCCCGACGCCAGCGACCGGCAGGCCATGGCGCAGATGCAACTGGCGCTCAAGGCCGAGCACCGGCAGATTCGCGTGCAACTGATCGGCATGGCCCGGGCCCTGCAAACAGGGGTCACCCAGCGCCTGGAAAAAGCCGTGGAAGGCAGCCCCGAGAACGCCCTGGAAGCGCCGGTGTATTCGGCCCTGGATGGCTACCGGCTGCTAACTCGGCAGCTGGCGGCGACCCTGGGCGAGATGCGCCAGCGCCTGGGCAAGAGCGCCCGGCATTGGAAGATCTAG